The Candidatus Binatus sp. genome includes a window with the following:
- a CDS encoding GFA family protein: protein MAAQVTGGCACGAVRYESSADPVMAVNCYCRDCQRSTGGGYAPVLLVPKPAFKLTKGELKHHEVTGDSGNKVSRGFCANCGSSILTILEGMPTMLGIKAGSLDDTSQFKPTANIFTSSAPAWSPPMAGLTKFARGPG, encoded by the coding sequence ATGGCAGCTCAAGTTACCGGCGGATGCGCATGCGGCGCGGTTCGTTACGAAAGCTCGGCCGACCCGGTGATGGCCGTGAATTGCTACTGCCGCGATTGCCAGCGCTCGACCGGCGGCGGATATGCGCCCGTCTTGCTGGTGCCCAAACCAGCGTTCAAATTGACCAAGGGCGAACTCAAGCATCACGAGGTCACCGGCGATAGCGGCAACAAGGTGAGCCGCGGCTTCTGCGCCAATTGCGGATCGTCGATTCTTACGATCCTCGAAGGGATGCCGACCATGCTCGGAATCAAGGCCGGCAGTCTCGACGATACCAGCCAGTTCAAGCCGACCGCCAATATTTTCACGTCGAGTGCGCCGGCGTGGTCGCCGCCGATGGCCGGCTTGACCAAGTTTGCCCGCGGCCCGGGCTGA